The region CAAGGACGCGCTGATCCGGGCCGGTGCCCGTACCAGCAACTCCTACGGGCCGTTTGCCGCGGCCTGACAGTGTGAACCGGCGAGCGCGAGCCGTTGAACCGGCCGCGCTCGCCGGAACTGCCCGCCGGCGCGAACGCCGGCGGGCAGTAACTACATTCCGTACGGTGTCGAGCTGACTCAGCGCACGCTACGTACCGTCATCGGCAGTCCGTCGCGCATCCGCAGCGACAGCATCGGCTCGGCCACCACCTCGTGCTCCGGAGCCTTCACCAGTCGCAGGTCCCGGGCCAGCATGGCGAGTACGAAGGCCGCCTCCATCATGCCCAGGTGGTTGCCGACGCAGAACCGGGGCCCGGCGCCGAACGGGATGTACGCGTACCGCGGTCGGTCCCCGGACCGGGCCGGGTCGAACCGCTCCGGGTCGAACTTCTCCGGCGACTCCCAGAACTCGGGGTGGCGGTGCAGCGTGTACGTACACACCAGCACATCCGCCCCGGCCGGCACATGGAACCCGCCGACCTCGTCGTCCTGCAACGCCTTGCGCGGCAGCAGCCAGACCGGCGGGTAGAGGCGCATGACCTCCTCCACCACCATCGCCGTGTACGTCAGCCCCCGCAGGTCCTCGTAGGTCGGCGGCCGGTCGCCGAGCACCGCGACCGCCTCGGCGTGCATCCGCTCCCACACCTGCGGATGCTTGTCGATCAGGTAGAGACTCCAGGTCAACGTGCTCGCCGTCGTCTCGTGCCCGGCGAGCAGCAGGGTAACCAGCTCGTCGCGCAGCCGCTCCCGACCGACCCGGGGGTCGACCTCCTGCCCGGCCGAGATGATCAGCCGGGACAGGACGTCGTCGCGGTCCTCGGTGCTCGCCCGGCGTTCGTCGACCAACTGGTCGACGATCCGTTGCAGCTCCCGCCGCGCCTTACGGAACCGGAGCTGGGTCGGCAGCGGGATCCAGGTCGGCACCGCGCTCAGCGTCGCCAGCTCGAACATGGCCTGGTCCTGGACCGTGCCGAACGAGGCGCCGATTTCGCTGAACGCACCCAGGTCGGCGTCGAGCAACGTACGCCCGAGCACCCCCAGGGTCAGTCCGGTCATCTCCTTGACCACGTCGACCGGCCCGCGGCCCTCGTACGCCCGCAGGCGTTCGACGAGGGCCGCGGCCTCCAGCCCGATCGCCCCGGCCTGGGCGGCGATCCGCTTGCTCTGGAACGCCGGCTGGATCACCGAACGCTGCTTGCGCCAGAGCGCACCCTCGCTGGTCAGCAGCCCGTCGCCGAGCGCCCGCCGGGCGTGCACCAGACCGATGCCCTTGTGGTAGTTAGCACTGTTGTCGGCGAGCACGTGTTTGGCGTACTCGGGGTGGTTGAAGAAGTAGAGGGACTTCGGTCCGACCGGTATGCGGACCGCGTCGCCGTAGGCCGCGGCCGCGTCGGTCATCATGCCCAGCCGGTCCCGGTTCATCACCGCGAGCATCCGCATCGCGGAACTGCGCGGTGGCCCGGGCGGAACCCGCCGTGCTCGATCCAGGGTTGTCATGTCGCCACGTCACCTCACTCGGAGTCGAACTGATGGAACCTGCCCAGGTGGAACAGCAGGGCCTTGTCGTCCAGATGCCGGTCCAGCGACAGCAGTTCGCCGACGAAGATGGTGTGGTCGCCACCGTCGTAACCTGCCCGCAGCTTGCACTCGAAGTGCGCCAGCGCGCCGCGGATCAGCGGCGCGCCGGTGATCTGGCCGGGTACCCAGTCCACCGCCTCGAACTGCTCCGCGCCCAGGGGGCGGCGCTTGTCGGCGAAGAACCGCGCCACCCCCTCCTGCTCCGCGGCAAGGACCGAGATCGCGAACGTGCCGGTCTCGGCGAGCAGCCCGTGCATGATGGCCTGCCGACCCACGCACACGAGCACCAGCGGCGGGTCCAGCGACACCGTCGTGAACGAGTTGGCGGTCATGCCGTGCGGCGCGTCGCCACCGACGGTCACCACCGTGACGCCGGTGGCGTACGCGCTGAAGCAACTGCGGAGCAGTTGGGTCTCGGCCGTCGAGGACGGTTTTGCCTGAACATCCACAGTCGTCCTCCAGTGCCGTCCGGTCAGGCCCGAGACGCCGCGAGCACGTACGGCTCCAGCGCTCGGACCAGGGATTCCGGCACTCGGGCCGGGAGAGTACGGGTGTTCGGGCCACGCATGCACGCCACCCGTTGGTTGCCCCGGGCGATCAGGGTCTCGCCCCCGCCCGGATCCAGCCGGACATAGTCGAACCCGAACTGGACCTGGGTCTGGGCCAGCTCGACCAGCCGCATCCGGATCGACAGCTCGTCGAACGCGGTGATCTCGGCGAAGAACTCGCAGTCCACCTTCAGCGTGAACAGCTTCAGGTCGTCGCGCAGGTCGTCCAGCACCTCCGGGGCCCGCTCCTTCAGGAACATCTCCCGGCACCGCCCCTGCCACCGCAGGTAGTTGACGTAGTACACGTTCCCGACGATGTTGGTTTCCTCGAAACCCACCGTGTGCCGGTACTCGTAGTGCATCTCCATCACGCTCAACGCCCTTCGGTCAGGATGGCGAATGCCACGGGGCCGGCGACGTCCCGGACATTGGTGACGAACACCGCGACCCGCAGCTCACCGGAGACAAGCACGGTCCAGCCGGCCCGCTCCGACGGCAGCAGCGACAGCGGAGCGTGGATCGTGCGCCCCGCCTTCTGTAGGCACTCGATCGCCGCCCAGACCCGGGTCGCCGCGATGTCCGCGCTCTCCCCGGTCATCTCCCCGATGAGGACGGCCAGTTCGTGGTGCGGGCCGAGCAGGCTCTGCCAGACCGACGCCGGTCGGGCCGTGGCCTCCTCCACGTCGCAACCGATCGGACCGGTGCCGGCGACGCAGAGGGTGAGCCCGGCGCCGTGGGCGCTGGACAGGGCCCGGTCGCCGTCGACCTCCGGACGGCCGTCGGGGCGGTAGCGGATCTCCACCGGCCGCCCGAAGGCCCGACCGGCGCCGAGCGCGGTGTGCGCCCGCCGGGTCGCGACCAGGTCACCGTCGCCCTGCGGGGCGCCGGCCGGGTCCGGCTCGACCGCCACCGCCACCTGGGCGCCGAGCAGATCACCGATGGCCCGTTCCAGGTACGACCCGAGCAGCGGCGCCGCCCACGGACCACGCGCGTCGTTCTTGCGTACGGCCCGCAGCGACAGACCCTCCCAGCGCTCGACAACCTCGCCGGTCCGGTCCCGCAGCACGATGTCGTACACGTAGGTGTCGCCGTCGCGGCTGCGCTCGGTGGCGCAGTACCGCAACTCCTCGGTGCCCGACATCCGTGCCCCCGCCGGGTAGACCCGCTCGATGCCGGCCGGCAGCAGGGTCGCGTCGGGTACGCACACCTGGTTGCCGTGCATCAGCGCGTCCCGTACGCCGGGGTCACCGAGCAGCAGCTCACCCGGCAGGTAGCCGGCGAACCAGTCCACCGACGCGTCGGCGGCCAGGTCAGCGTCGACGTCGCGGGCGGCGGAGCGGTGGTAGCGGCGTACCCGCTGGAACCGGGGGCCCTGGAACAGGACGTCGCCGTACAGGTCCCGGTCCGGCTCCAGTGCCACCACCGGCAGCCCCGCCGGGACCTGCTCCGGCGGCCCGTCCGGGATCGCCCCGTCGCCCCGGCGCAGCCGGGCCCGGAAGTGCTCGGCGGCGAACGCCGTCTCCGCGCTCTGGATCACCACGTCCACCGTGTCGGTACCGGTGACCACCGCGGCGATCCGGATCCGGGTGCTGCCCTCCGGGGGCACCACTATCGGCCGCAGGAACTGCGCGTTCTCGATCACCGGCACCTCGGTCCAGCCGGTCACCGCGGACGTCACCTGGGCCATCGCCTCCATCCCGAACACCGCCGGCATCAGCAGGTTGCCGTCGAGCAGGTGATCGGGCAGGTACAGGTCGGTGCCGCCGTTGAGGTCGACCTCGGTGACCAGCTCGACCCCGTGGTAGCGGACCAGCGGCCGGTCGACGAAGCGCAGCAGCGGCAGCGTCGGCAGGTCGTAGCGGACGGTCCCGATACCCTCGGTACGCCCGCTGATCACCACGACCTCGGGCGTCTCCGGGTCGGCCAGCAGCCGCCGCAGGATCGCGATGCCCTGGTCGGGGGTGACCGGGGTGATGCCGTCGCGGGTCAGCGACTCCACCACCGACAGCCGCTCGCCCATGCCCACGCCGGACCAGACCGACCACTCCAGGCAGATGCTGCGGCAGTCCGGGTACGACCGCCCGACCTCGCGGGTCAGGTCGGCCAGCCACTCGTTGGCGGTGGCGTAGTGCGCCTCGCCGCGCAGACCGGCCCGGCCGATGATGCTGCCCAGCGTCACCAGCAGGCGCAGCCG is a window of Micromonospora sp. NBC_01699 DNA encoding:
- a CDS encoding flavin reductase family protein encodes the protein MDVQAKPSSTAETQLLRSCFSAYATGVTVVTVGGDAPHGMTANSFTTVSLDPPLVLVCVGRQAIMHGLLAETGTFAISVLAAEQEGVARFFADKRRPLGAEQFEAVDWVPGQITGAPLIRGALAHFECKLRAGYDGGDHTIFVGELLSLDRHLDDKALLFHLGRFHQFDSE
- a CDS encoding cytochrome P450, with product MTTLDRARRVPPGPPRSSAMRMLAVMNRDRLGMMTDAAAAYGDAVRIPVGPKSLYFFNHPEYAKHVLADNSANYHKGIGLVHARRALGDGLLTSEGALWRKQRSVIQPAFQSKRIAAQAGAIGLEAAALVERLRAYEGRGPVDVVKEMTGLTLGVLGRTLLDADLGAFSEIGASFGTVQDQAMFELATLSAVPTWIPLPTQLRFRKARRELQRIVDQLVDERRASTEDRDDVLSRLIISAGQEVDPRVGRERLRDELVTLLLAGHETTASTLTWSLYLIDKHPQVWERMHAEAVAVLGDRPPTYEDLRGLTYTAMVVEEVMRLYPPVWLLPRKALQDDEVGGFHVPAGADVLVCTYTLHRHPEFWESPEKFDPERFDPARSGDRPRYAYIPFGAGPRFCVGNHLGMMEAAFVLAMLARDLRLVKAPEHEVVAEPMLSLRMRDGLPMTVRSVR
- a CDS encoding acyl-CoA thioesterase; its protein translation is MEMHYEYRHTVGFEETNIVGNVYYVNYLRWQGRCREMFLKERAPEVLDDLRDDLKLFTLKVDCEFFAEITAFDELSIRMRLVELAQTQVQFGFDYVRLDPGGGETLIARGNQRVACMRGPNTRTLPARVPESLVRALEPYVLAASRA